From a region of the Salarias fasciatus chromosome 6, fSalaFa1.1, whole genome shotgun sequence genome:
- the LOC115389551 gene encoding signal-induced proliferation-associated 1-like protein 2, whose amino-acid sequence MGPPLIQGVPAVPKMGVRARVSDRSQRREEGDVQPLPRSDSLIPRSLNGPPGPNGLLETNLDQQTGSETRLPVCDRRGSPSPPRRTLSRMKRSNSEVTISNAGDDGVDAAAVNPNTGASLRRAYGSTSTLDPYAEAQEPSAPPSEPPHPHASIPMARRGLIQMGLDQKDGPVSSTDQELMLLAASRQSSLDVRFSVTPHKCFSHYDVQSVLLGIGGSSLPHGLRTDSRASAASRRSDSSAQTLDRGEDLDASGEADDGKSSSLVVSNPFFCNEIGGEAERTLGLTRVQTAGCSGGEAPLAGRRTNASVSILEGCRETQAFPPNVMNNCGIEYVDRGASYYLKYFYSKDHHNYFGFDESFGPVSLSVRREKLDNGTQYNYRIILRTSQVFTLRGSILEDSIPSSSKHGTSRGLPLKDVLEFMVPELKVESLRRASSSPRVPELLLQLDQQELSFQFSVDVLCCRTAEDQIGGPALEQFLNLLAHKVPLEGFANYQGSHSVYTKFRDFDLKFVASALQPRTVNDTQQLLHDGHIRNVVTVVFQEPEDPPFDPQIIHSHLHRVFIVVRVHRPCSQHTCYSVAVSRCRDVPSFGPLIPSGWMFPASPAFRDFLLTKIINAQHAVSRSDTFVAMATCSRKRRLEELVGNFSTSMPVESSSSTRFSFNPFGGKKKERSARCTYAHLQSAGALTWGVTVPDFGRSAAVTCRLAISSELVALIEEDSRQVVFSCLCRDVIGWSSADRDIKLFYQHGNCLVFSAQGGRWEDVHEITYRLQLVTSGAAAVEMTLRRNLEGQLGFHVNFEGIVADVEARGCAWEAGLRPGCRLVEICSVALVTLSHEQMIELLRRSAMVSVVVIPARGDGTPRRSFSETFRVPMFSDATYGSLQVAPPTWHHVAVAPPTSRVPSNQSAGSAPEQQLSALNLRSMFSVTEGAGPSTSIEPQLIHRRAPDWPISYDESTLERSRRWKSDENKYHHQPAAVMKVLRQFELSDSESSVRQHRVSGKSCSSYSNSNTLSSSGSETHPTRHTGVSLDSGIDSALCASSAPPPVPSGTLVLRDVWREGQPGGIEPKAPPCHPMERSESCCLFRDSPEASFTPTRGSTQEKLLPLEERSLEVNRLSRCSIREECVKLMQFDASLGTKSSVLPSSPWRSLTRSLSEDSLYRTLSRTGSRTSLLSDLLTPSDAGAPPTLRRNKLHHSESSLAERGRTSLSRGSAQFLWKQLRDVTQTFRAAGLFSELRRLSHAAAAASESSALQDSNAAAPSLSGKVVQLEEVLQRLQFDLLQEQQDKAALQQQVQSLRQDNLRLQEESQTTAEQIRRFAHWMLHRGASP is encoded by the exons ATGGGGCCTCCTCTGATTCAGGGAGTTCCTGCTGTGCCAAAGATGGGGGTTCGTGCTCGGGTGTCGGACAGGTcccagaggagagaagagggggaCGTCCAGCCCCTGCCCAGAAGTGACAGTCTGATCCCCAGATCCCTGAACGGACCGCCCGGTCCCAACGGGCTGCTGGAGACTaatctggaccagcagaccgGATCAGAGACCAGACTCCCCGTCTGCGACCGCCGAGGCTCTCCTTCCCCGCCCAGGAGGACTCTGTCCCGGATGAAGAGGAGCAACAGTGAGGTGACGATCAGCAACGCCGGGGACGACGgtgtggatgctgctgctgtcaacCCAAACACCGGTGCCAGTCTGAGGCGGGCGTACGGCAGCACCTCCACGCTGGACCCCTACGCCGAGGCTCAGGAGCCCAGCGCTCCGCCCTCTGAACCTCCACACCCGCACGCCTCCATCCCGATGGCACGAAGGGGCCTCATCCAGATGGGCCTGGACCAGAAGGACGGCCCAGTCTCCAGCACAGACCAAGAACTTATGCTACTGGCCGCCAGCAGGCAGAGCAGCCTGGACGTTCGCTTCTCGGTGACTCCTCACAAATGTTTCTCTCATTATGACGTTCAGAGTGTCCTCCTCGGCATCGGcggctcctccctccctcacgGTCTGAGGACGGACTCCCGGGCCTCGGCGGCGTCACGCCGCTCGGACTCGTCTGCACAGACTCTGGACAGAGGCGAGGATCTGGACGCCTCGGGCGAGGCAGACGACGGAAAGAGCAGCAGCCTTGTGGTCAGCAATCCGTTCTTCTGCAATGAGATCGGAGGGGAGGCCGAGAGGACTCTGGGTCTGACCCGGGTCCAGACTGCCGGCTGCAGTGGCGGCGAGGCGCCGCTGGCAGGCCGACGCACCAACGCAAGCGTGTCGATTCTGGAGGGCTGCAGAGAGACGCAAGCCTTCCCCCCAAACGTCATGAACAACTGTGGCATCGAGTACGTGGACCGTGGAGCCAGTTACTACCTGAAATACTTCTACAGCAAAG ATCACCACAATTATTTTGGTTTTGATGAGAGCTTTGGTCCCGTGTCTCTGAGCGTCCGGCGAGAGAAACTTGACAATGGGACACAATACAACTACCGGATCATCCTGAGAACCAGCCAG GTCTTCACACTGAGAGGATCCATCTTGGAGGACTCTATTCCCTCTTCATCCAAGCACGGGACAAGTCGAGGTCTTCCACTGAAGGACGTTCTGGAGTTTATGGTTCCCGAACTCAAAGTTGAGAGTCTGAGGCGGGCCAGCAGTTCTCCGCGAGTTCCTGAGCTGCTGCTACagctggaccagcaggag ctcagcttccaGTTCAGCGTCGATGTTCTGTGCTGTCGGACCGCTGAGGACCAGATCGGAGGTCCTGCTCTGGAACAATTCCTCAACCTGCTGGCCCACAAAGTCCCACTCGAGGGTTTCGCCAACTACCAGG GAAGTCATTCAGTTTATACAAAGTTTCGGGATTTCGACCTGAAGTTTGTCGCTTCTGCACTTCAACCCAGAACTGTCAACGATACACAGCAG ctgctgcatGATGGCCACATCAGGAACGTCGTCACCGTCGTTTTCCAGGAGCCTGAAGATCCCCCCTTTGATCCACAAATCATCCACTCACATCTCCACCGCGTCTTCATCGTGGTCAGAGTCCACCGACCCTGCAGCCAGCACACCTGCTACAG tgttgctgtgtcCAGGTGCAGAGACGTCCCCTCGTTCGGCCCGCTGATCCCCTCGGGTTGGATGTTTCCCGCCTCGCCCGCTTTCCGAGACTTCCTGTTGACAAAGATCATCAATGCTCAACACGCTGTAAGCAGATCGGACACTtttgttgccatggcgacgtgcagcaggaagcggcgcctggaggagctggtgggGAACTTTAGCACGTCGATGCCAGTGGAGTCCTCGTCCTCCACCAGGTTCAGCTTCAATCCTTTCGGCGGGAAGAAGAAGGAGCGCAGCGCACGGTGCACGTACGCCCACCTGCAGAGCGCCGGTGCACTCACCTGGGGCGTCACGGTCCCGGACTTCGGCCGCTCTGCCGCCGTCACCTGCAGGCTCGCCATCTCCAGTGAGCTGGTGGCGCTGATagaggaggacagcaggcaGGTGGTGTTCAGCTGCCTCTGCAGAGACGTGATCggttggagctctgcagacagagacaTCAAACTCTTCTACCAACACGGGAACTGCCTGGTGTTTTCAGCACAGGGGGGACGCTGGGAGGACGTCCATGAGATCACCTACAGACTGCAG CTGGTCACCAGCGGCGCTGCGGCGGTGGAAATGACTCTGAGGAGGAACCTCGAAGGGCAACTCGGATTCCACGTGAACTTTGAAGGCATCGTGGCGGATGTGGAGGCGCGCGGCTGCGCCTGGGAGGCGGGGCTTCGTCCGGGCTGCCGTTTGGTGGAGATCTGCTCGGTCGCCCTGGTGACGCTGTCTCACGAACAGATGATCGAGCTCCTGAGGAGGTCGGCGATGGTCAGTGTGGTCGTCATCCCGGCACGCGGAGACGGCACGCCACGCAG GAGTTTTTCGGAAACGTTTCGTGTCCCGATGTTCTCAGATGCCACATACGGTTCCCTCCAAGTGGCCCCACCCACCTGGCACCATGTGGCTGTGGCCCCGCCCACATCCAGAGTGCCATCCAATCAGAGTGCAGGCTCTGctcctgagcagcagctgagtgcACTCAATCTGAGGTCCATGTTCAGTGTGACAGAAGGAGCCGG cccGTCGACTTCCATTGAACCCCAACTGATCCACAGAAG AGCTCCTGATTGGCCGATCAGCTATGATGAGTCCAcgctggagaggagcaggaggtggaaGTCTGATG AGAACAAGTACCATCATCAGCCTGCTGCAGTGATGAAAGTCCTGAGGCAGTTTGAGCTTTCTGACTCTGAGAGCAGCGTCAGGCAGCACAGA GTTTCCGGGAAAAGTTGCTCCAGTTATTCCAACAGCAACACGTTGTCCAGCAGCGGCAGTGAGACACACCCCACCCGCCACACGGGGGTGTCATTGGACAGCGGCATAGACTCCGCCCTCTGCGCGTcctcagccccgcccccagttCCATCGGGGACACTGGTTTTGAGAGATGTGTGGAGGGAAGGGCAGCCTGGGGGAATCGAGCCCAAAGCCCCTCCCTGTCACCCGATGGAGCGgagtgagagctgctgtctgttcAG AGACTCCCCTGAGGCATCCTTCACCCCCACCAGAGGCTCCACCCAggagaagctcctcccactggaGGAAAGGAGCCTGGAAGTCAACAG actgagCCGCTGTTCAATCAGAGAAGAGTGTGTAAAGTTGATGCAGTTTGATGCCAGTTTGGGGACAAAG TCGTCCGTCCTGCCCTCGTCTCCATGGAGATCCCTGACCCGCAGCCTGTCGGAGGACAGTCTGTACCGGACCTTGTCCCGCACCGGCTCCCGGACGTCGCTGCTGTCCGACCTGCTGACGCCGAGCGACGccggagccccgcccactctgCGCAGGA ACAAACTCCATCATTCTGAAAGCTCATTGGCTGAGCGGGGACGGACGTCCCTTTCCCGAGGGTCGGCTCAGTTCCTCTGGAAACAGCTGAGAGACGTCACTCAAACCTTCAGGG cTGCGGGTTTGTTCTCGGAGCTCCGGCGGCTCTCTCACGCCGCAGCGGCGGCATCGGAGAGCTCCGCCctgcaggacag CAACGCCGCGGCGCCCTCGCTCTCGGGTAAAGtcgtccagctggaggaggtcctgcagcggctgcagttcGACCTGCTGCAG gagcagcaggacaaggcggcgctgcagcagcaggtccagagtCTCCGTCAGGACAACCTgcgcctgcaggaggagagtcAGACCACCGCCGAGCAGATCCGCAGGTTCGCACACTGGATGCTGCACCGAGGGGCGTCGCCATA
- the acyp2 gene encoding acylphosphatase-2 — MAQNKLTSVDFEIFGNVQGVCFRMYTEDQGRSLGVSGWVKNTRQGTVVGQIQGPEDQVKEMKFWLKNVGSPSSRIDRAVFSNERDIPKLELQGFCTRY, encoded by the exons ATGGctcaaaacaaactgacttcAGTGGACTTTGAGATATTTGGGAATGTGCAGG GTGTTTGCTTCAGGATg tacaCAGAAGACCAGGGTCGCAGCCTGGGAGTGAGCGGCTGGGTGAAGAACACCCGGCAGGGCACTGTGGTGGGTCAGATCCAGGGACCTGAGGATCAGGTGAAGGAGAT GAAGTTCTGGCTGAAGAACGTGGGAAGCCCGAGCTCTCGTATCGACCGAGCGGTTTTCTCCAATGAGAGAGACATCCCCAAACTGGAGCTGCAAGGCTTTTGTACCCGCTACTGA
- the LOC115390224 gene encoding equilibrative nucleoside transporter 1-like: MSVSSPKDKYLAVWLIFFMLGLGTLLPWNFFMTATAYFTSRLKDPSLVDRSANETEAAGDSRSVLEAKFNNVMTLCAMVPLLLCTCLTSFLHSLIPQRLRVMGSLAVILLVFIITVVLIKVPMEPLPFFSITMVKIIIINSFGAVLQGSLFGMAGLLPASYTTPIMSGQGLAGTFAAFAMICAIASGSEINDAAFGYFITACGVIFLSILSYVLLPKLEFFQFYQQRKQRSDENAVGLMQKESKDQADDQTRPQKVSVLNIFKKIWLLAFSVCFTFIVTLGTFPAVTADTRSSLADGGSWKQYFIPVSCFLLFNICDWSGRSLTAFFMWPSKDSWILPVFILCRVVFVPLFMLCNVQPRFYLPVYFHHDGFFIAFIVLFAFSNGYLASLCMCYGPKNVLPHEAETAGAIMAFFLSLGLALGAALSFFVRVLV, translated from the exons ATGTCTGTCAGTTCACCAAAAGACAA GTATCTGGCCGTCTGGTTGATCTTCTTCATGCTCGGTTTGGGGACGTTGCTTCCATGGAACTTCTTCATGACGGCCACGGCG TACTTCACTAGCCGTCTGAAGGATCCCTCATTGGTGGACCGCTCGGCCAATGAGACGGAGGCGGCGGGCGACTCTCGCAGCGTCCTGGAGGCCAAGTTCAACAACGTGATGACGCTGTGCGCCATggtgccgctgctgctgtgcaccTGCCTCACCTCCTTCCTGCACTCGCT GATCCCCCAGCGCCTGCGTGTGATGGGCAGCCTGGCCGTCATCTTGCTGGTCTTCATCATCACCGTCGTCCTCATCAAAGTCCCCATGGAGCCACTGCCCTTCTTCTCCATCACCATGGTGAAGATTATCATCATCAACT ccTTTGGTGCGGTGCTGCAGGGCAGTCTGTTTGGGATGGCCGGCCTGCTGCCAGCTTCCTACACCACTCCCATCATGAGTGGCCAAGGACTCGCCGGCACGTTTGCTGCCTTCGCCATGATCTGCGCCATCGCAA GCGGATCTGAAATTAACGATGCTGCATTTGGTTATTTTATCACTGCCTGTGGGGtcatttttctctccatcctTTCCTACGTCTTGCTGCCTAAactg gagttcTTCCAGTTTTaccagcagaggaagcagaggtctGACGAGAACGCCGTCGGTTTGATGCAGAAAG agAGTAAAGACCAAGCAGATGATCAAACCAGACCACAGAAGGTGTCGGTGCTGAATATCTTTAAGAAG aTCTGGCTGCTGGCCTTTTCCGTCTGCTTCACCTTCATCGTCACCCTCGGCACTTTCCCGGCCGTCACCGCGGACACACGCTCCTCGCTCGctgatggaggctcctgga AACAATACTTCATCcctgtcagctgcttcctgctcttcaaCATTTGTGACtggagtgggcggagcttaaCAGCATTCTTCATGTGG ccAAGTAAAGACAGTTGGATCCTCCCGGTGTTCATCTTGTGTCGTGTGGTCTTCGTTCCGCTCTTCATGCTCTGCAACGTTCAGCCCCGCTTCTACCTGCCCGTCTACTTCCACCACGACGGCTTCTTCATCGCCTTCATCGTGCTCTTCGCCTTCAGCAATGGATACCTGGCCAGCCTGTGCATGTGCTACGGACCAAA gAACGTTCTTCCTCATGAGGCTGAAACAGCTGGAGCGATCATGGCCTTCTTCCTGTCTCTGGGCCTGGCTTTGGGAGCGGCTCTGTCTTTCTTcgtcagagtgctggtctga